A single window of Pseudomonadota bacterium DNA harbors:
- a CDS encoding glycogen synthase GlgA: protein MKILFVTSEAHPLIKTGGLADVSGALPKALRQLRNDVRLLLPAYPQVKERAGKLRPVATLQVPTSDEPVAVLKGRLPGSSVPLYLVEAPAYFDRIGNPYTAADGSGWPDNPLRFALFARVAALLARDQAGLDWQPDIVHCHDWQAGLVPALLSLETQRPRSVFTIHNLAYQGIYPAQWLTELQLPSALWSIDGLEFHDHLSFIKGGIAFADAVTTVSPTYAREICHAAFGYGLEGLLRSRAEHLHGILNGVDYSQWNPRDDPHLPAHYSAEQLAGKSVCKAALQEELGLPVAAQTPLLAHIGRLVEQKGVDLILEALDALPESVEFQLAILGSGERWLELALLEAARLHPERVAIRIGYDEGLAHRIEAGADIFLMPSRFEPCGLNQIYSLRYGTVPVVHRVGGLADSVVDAIDHTLASGIATGFVFDHADAFDLRMAVQRALTLYRDPKAWRKLMLSGMAQDFSWTRSARQYAALYRSLLESKTPLS, encoded by the coding sequence ATGAAAATCCTATTCGTCACCAGCGAAGCGCACCCCCTGATCAAGACCGGCGGTCTCGCCGACGTCTCTGGGGCGCTGCCCAAAGCGTTGCGGCAACTGCGCAACGACGTGCGCCTGCTGCTGCCCGCCTACCCCCAGGTCAAGGAGCGCGCCGGGAAGCTGCGCCCGGTGGCGACGCTGCAGGTGCCGACCAGCGATGAGCCGGTCGCGGTGCTGAAGGGGCGCCTGCCGGGCTCGTCGGTGCCCCTCTATCTGGTGGAAGCGCCGGCTTACTTCGACCGGATCGGCAACCCCTACACCGCCGCGGACGGCAGCGGCTGGCCCGATAATCCGCTACGCTTCGCCCTGTTCGCTCGGGTTGCCGCACTCCTCGCCCGGGACCAGGCCGGCCTCGACTGGCAACCGGATATCGTGCATTGTCACGATTGGCAAGCGGGGTTGGTGCCCGCGCTGTTGAGCCTGGAGACTCAGCGACCGCGTAGCGTCTTCACCATTCACAATCTCGCCTACCAGGGGATCTATCCGGCCCAGTGGCTGACGGAGCTGCAACTGCCGAGCGCCCTGTGGTCCATCGACGGGCTGGAATTTCACGACCACCTGAGTTTCATCAAGGGCGGGATCGCGTTCGCCGATGCGGTCACCACCGTGAGCCCCACCTACGCCCGCGAAATCTGCCACGCCGCCTTCGGCTACGGGCTGGAGGGACTGCTGCGCAGCCGTGCCGAACACCTGCACGGTATCCTCAACGGCGTCGATTATTCACAGTGGAATCCCCGGGACGATCCCCATCTCCCGGCTCACTACAGCGCCGAACAACTGGCCGGCAAGAGTGTGTGCAAGGCAGCGCTGCAGGAGGAACTGGGCCTGCCGGTGGCCGCGCAGACTCCCCTGTTGGCGCATATCGGGCGCCTGGTGGAGCAAAAGGGTGTCGATCTGATTCTTGAAGCCCTGGATGCCCTGCCCGAGAGCGTCGAATTTCAACTGGCCATCCTCGGCAGCGGTGAGCGCTGGCTGGAGCTGGCCCTGCTCGAGGCCGCGCGCCTGCACCCCGAGCGCGTCGCGATCCGGATCGGCTACGACGAGGGACTGGCCCACCGCATCGAGGCGGGCGCCGATATCTTCCTCATGCCATCGCGCTTCGAGCCGTGCGGGCTCAATCAGATCTACAGCCTGCGTTACGGCACCGTGCCCGTGGTTCATCGGGTGGGCGGATTGGCCGACAGCGTCGTCGACGCCATCGACCACACCCTGGCCTCGGGTATCGCCACCGGGTTCGTCTTTGATCACGCCGATGCCTTCGATCTGCGAATGGCGGTACAACGCGCCCTGACCCTCTATCGCGATCCGAAAGCGTGGCGTAAGCTGATGCTGAGCGGCATGGCGCAGGATTTCAGTTGGACCCGCAGTGCCCGCCAGTACGCTGCGCTCTATCGCAGCCTTTTGGAATCCAAAACACCCCTGTCATAA
- a CDS encoding RnfABCDGE type electron transport complex subunit D codes for MSTDSLHLSYGPHIRRGRTTAEIMWLVNISLMPALIWAWIVFGWQVVAITLSSILGCMVAEHLACRLTKIPSTIRDGSVVCTGILLAFTLPPALPLWMPFVGALLGVLLAKSVFGGLGYNIFNIALIARAIMMATFPVEMTTRWLAPGLIGASQVDAFTGATPLAVMKAATQSGEALQLTGVPGDMNPWLSFFLGLQSGSIGEVSVLFVVLGAAFLLWHRIIKLYIPLSVLAGAALMAPYSDAPLLYMLSGGLWLGAFFMATDYVTSPSTPRGQIVFGLGIGLLTGIIRNWGGYPEGICYAILLMNLLVPALEEWFRPRRVADRGTPS; via the coding sequence ATGTCGACTGATTCGCTGCACCTCTCCTACGGCCCGCACATCCGGCGCGGGCGCACCACCGCCGAGATCATGTGGCTGGTGAACATCTCGCTGATGCCGGCGCTGATCTGGGCGTGGATCGTCTTCGGCTGGCAGGTCGTCGCCATCACGCTCTCATCGATTCTCGGCTGTATGGTGGCCGAGCATCTGGCCTGCAGGCTGACCAAAATCCCCTCGACGATTCGCGACGGCTCGGTGGTCTGCACCGGCATTCTGCTCGCCTTCACGCTGCCGCCCGCGCTGCCCTTGTGGATGCCCTTCGTCGGCGCGCTGCTCGGCGTGTTGCTCGCCAAGAGCGTCTTCGGCGGCCTGGGCTACAACATCTTCAACATCGCGCTGATCGCGCGCGCCATCATGATGGCCACCTTCCCGGTGGAGATGACCACGCGCTGGCTGGCGCCGGGGCTGATCGGCGCCTCGCAGGTGGATGCCTTCACCGGCGCCACGCCGCTGGCGGTGATGAAGGCGGCGACGCAGAGCGGCGAAGCGCTGCAGCTCACCGGCGTGCCGGGCGACATGAATCCCTGGCTCTCGTTCTTCCTCGGCCTGCAGTCGGGCAGCATCGGCGAGGTCTCGGTGCTGTTCGTCGTGCTGGGCGCGGCGTTCCTGCTCTGGCACCGCATCATCAAGCTCTACATCCCGCTCAGTGTCCTCGCCGGGGCCGCGCTGATGGCGCCGTACTCCGATGCGCCGCTGCTCTACATGCTCTCCGGCGGTCTCTGGCTGGGGGCCTTCTTCATGGCCACCGACTACGTCACCAGCCCCTCGACGCCGCGCGGGCAGATCGTCTTCGGCCTCGGCATCGGGCTGCTCACCGGCATCATCCGCAACTGGGGCGGGTATCCGGAGGGGATCTGTTACGCGATACTGCTGATGAATCTGCTGGTGCCGGCACTGGAAGAGTGGTTCCGGCCCAGGCGGGTCGCGGACCGGGGGACGCCGTCATGA
- the folK gene encoding 2-amino-4-hydroxy-6-hydroxymethyldihydropteridine diphosphokinase yields MSPRVRRVRAFVGLGGNLGDAAATLHAAIAALREWPQIDLGACSGLYRSAPLGPQDQPDYHNAVAELFTGLPADALLAGLQRIELRFGRERTGVRWGPRTLDLDLLLYGDAVIGNPRLTVPHPGLRERAFILYPLHEIAPTLALPGGERISDLLERVPADGLQRVDGSE; encoded by the coding sequence ATGAGTCCACGCGTTCGGCGAGTACGCGCCTTTGTCGGATTGGGCGGCAACCTGGGCGACGCGGCGGCCACGCTGCACGCTGCGATCGCGGCACTGCGCGAGTGGCCGCAGATCGATCTGGGCGCCTGTTCCGGCCTCTACCGTAGCGCCCCGCTGGGACCGCAGGATCAACCCGACTACCACAACGCGGTCGCAGAGCTGTTTACCGGGCTCCCGGCGGATGCCCTGCTGGCGGGGTTGCAGCGCATCGAACTCCGTTTCGGCCGCGAACGCACCGGGGTGCGCTGGGGGCCGCGCACGCTGGATCTCGATCTGCTGCTCTATGGCGATGCGGTCATTGGCAATCCAAGGCTCACTGTTCCGCATCCGGGGCTGCGCGAACGCGCCTTCATCTTGTATCCTCTGCACGAGATTGCGCCGACGTTGGCGCTCCCCGGGGGCGAGCGAATTTCCGATCTGTTGGAGCGGGTTCCAGCGGACGGACTGCAACGCGTTGATGGATCCGAATGA
- the panB gene encoding 3-methyl-2-oxobutanoate hydroxymethyltransferase has protein sequence MSSHAEQKNSAVTVSRLAKIKQAGEKFACLTAYDASFAAQLEAAGVEVILVGDSLGMVVQGYETTVPVTIEEIIYHTQCVARARQNALLMADMPFMTYATPEQAIHNAARLMREGGAQMVKLEGAAIQVETVRELAARGIPVCAHIGLQPQLIHKLGGYRVQGRETDAARAMVADAIALQNVGADILLLECVPTALAAEITQTLSIPVIGIGAGPETDGQILVLYDMLGITFGRKPSFVKDFMVDTGDIGAAVRAYVTAVKNGTFPAPEHSFE, from the coding sequence ATGAGTTCGCACGCGGAACAGAAGAATTCGGCAGTGACCGTCTCACGGTTGGCCAAGATCAAACAGGCCGGGGAGAAGTTCGCCTGCCTGACGGCCTACGACGCCAGTTTCGCTGCTCAGTTGGAGGCGGCCGGTGTCGAGGTGATCCTGGTCGGCGATTCCCTGGGCATGGTGGTGCAGGGGTACGAGACCACGGTGCCGGTCACCATCGAAGAGATCATCTACCACACGCAGTGCGTGGCCAGGGCACGGCAAAACGCCCTGTTGATGGCCGATATGCCCTTCATGACCTACGCCACCCCCGAGCAGGCGATCCACAATGCCGCGCGGCTGATGCGCGAGGGCGGGGCGCAGATGGTCAAGCTCGAGGGAGCGGCGATTCAGGTCGAAACCGTGCGTGAACTCGCGGCCAGGGGCATTCCGGTCTGCGCGCATATCGGTCTCCAGCCCCAACTGATCCATAAGCTCGGTGGTTACCGGGTACAGGGCCGCGAGACCGATGCGGCGCGCGCCATGGTCGCCGATGCCATTGCGCTGCAGAATGTCGGTGCCGATATCCTGCTGCTGGAGTGCGTTCCCACCGCACTCGCTGCGGAGATTACCCAGACGCTTTCCATTCCGGTCATCGGCATCGGCGCCGGTCCCGAAACCGACGGTCAGATTCTGGTGCTCTACGACATGCTGGGCATCACCTTCGGCCGCAAACCGAGCTTCGTCAAAGACTTCATGGTCGACACGGGCGATATCGGCGCCGCGGTGCGCGCCTACGTCACTGCCGTCAAGAACGGTACCTTCCCGGCACCAGAACACAGCTTCGAGTGA
- a CDS encoding deoxynucleoside kinase, which translates to MIAKEQPHYIVVEGPVGVGKTSLARRLAETYESDPLLENVDDNPFLERFYQDPRSAALAVQLQFLFTRSQQVQALRQSDLFRPSFVADFMLEKDRLFAQLTLDENELRLYEQVYERVEIDAPIPDLVIYLQAPVDVLARRIAQRGRRSERAIDAGYLTRLSETYTRFFYHYDASPLLIVNAAGIDLVNNDRDYEQLLQQIRGIRSGRHYFNPAPIAL; encoded by the coding sequence ATGATTGCCAAAGAGCAACCACACTATATCGTTGTCGAAGGGCCTGTCGGTGTGGGCAAAACCAGCCTGGCGCGGCGTCTGGCCGAGACTTACGAGTCCGACCCGCTGCTGGAGAACGTCGACGACAACCCCTTTCTCGAGCGCTTCTACCAGGATCCGCGCAGTGCTGCGCTGGCGGTGCAACTGCAGTTTCTCTTCACCCGGTCCCAACAGGTCCAGGCGCTGCGCCAATCGGATCTGTTCCGCCCCTCGTTCGTCGCCGATTTCATGTTGGAAAAGGACCGGCTCTTCGCTCAGCTGACCCTCGACGAAAATGAGCTGCGGCTCTACGAACAGGTCTACGAGCGGGTCGAGATCGACGCGCCGATCCCCGATCTGGTGATCTATCTGCAGGCTCCCGTGGACGTGCTGGCGCGACGCATCGCCCAACGCGGCCGACGCTCCGAGCGGGCGATCGATGCGGGCTACCTGACGCGCCTGTCGGAGACTTACACCCGGTTTTTCTACCACTACGACGCGTCGCCGCTGCTGATTGTCAACGCGGCCGGCATCGATCTGGTCAATAACGATCGCGACTATGAACAGCTCTTGCAGCAGATCCGCGGGATCCGCAGCGGACGTCACTATTTCAATCCCGCCCCGATTGCGCTGTAA
- a CDS encoding aspartate 1-decarboxylase, with the protein MIVTLLKSKLHQARVTHAELEYEGSCAIDSDLMEAAGIHEYEMLHIYNLANGERFSTYAIRGEAGSGIISVNGAAAHKASPGDRVIICVYAQLNQQELLNHKPRLVYCNERNEIARQSNAIPAQVA; encoded by the coding sequence ATGATAGTGACGCTACTGAAATCCAAACTTCATCAGGCGCGGGTGACCCACGCGGAGCTGGAGTACGAGGGCTCGTGCGCCATCGACAGTGACCTGATGGAGGCCGCGGGCATCCACGAATACGAGATGCTGCACATCTACAATCTGGCCAACGGCGAGCGGTTCAGTACCTACGCGATCCGCGGCGAGGCGGGTTCCGGGATCATCTCGGTCAATGGCGCGGCGGCCCACAAGGCAAGTCCTGGCGATCGGGTGATCATCTGCGTCTACGCCCAGCTCAATCAGCAGGAGCTGCTGAACCACAAGCCGCGTCTGGTCTATTGCAACGAGCGCAACGAGATCGCACGCCAGAGCAACGCGATTCCCGCTCAGGTCGCCTGA
- a CDS encoding SAP domain-containing protein: MNMAEIRAIAQSRAIRPLPKSKLALVRAIQVSEGNFPCFGTASAGRCDQSQCLWREDCFKLTHVSSPAQ, encoded by the coding sequence ATGAACATGGCGGAGATTCGGGCCATCGCCCAATCCAGAGCTATTCGACCCCTGCCCAAATCCAAACTGGCGCTGGTGCGCGCCATTCAGGTCAGCGAAGGCAACTTTCCGTGTTTCGGAACGGCCAGCGCGGGCCGTTGCGATCAAAGCCAGTGCCTGTGGCGCGAGGACTGTTTCAAACTCACGCACGTCTCTTCGCCGGCGCAATAA
- a CDS encoding electron transport complex subunit RsxC, which produces MRRKRLPPGQKGADARGITSCAATGQVMSVLLWLKPGERTFARGGIHPAEHKELTATCAIESFVPSSVTVPVSQSLGPAAKPLVEKKDLVKRGDVIAEAPDGLRIHAPISGIVKNVQREPHPVLVHDTAITILAKPTDDEPEFPEQPGWMELSREVMLEKIKHGGLVGLGGAAFPTYRKLTLPPDAKIDTLLINGSECEPYLTCDYRLMLEDAEKVVLGAWTIARMIGVNRCLIGVEDNKQPAVEALRAAIERLGIESLPFPVAMEVVLTETKYPQGAERQLIEALTGRVVPRRGLPLQVGIVVQNVATAYACLEAIRNDKPVIDRVVTVSGLGIAQPKNLRVPIGTSIAALLEHCGGFNGEVVKVLAGGPMMGRALADLNVPVVKGTSGLLFLTRSETNLDRYGACIGCGECLDVCPLGLEPNKVSQYVEWGRPLETEVYGVLDCFECGCCSYVCPSNRPLVQFMQVAKTAYRNQARSRQ; this is translated from the coding sequence ATGCGCCGCAAGCGCCTGCCCCCTGGACAGAAGGGTGCGGATGCTCGGGGTATCACCTCGTGTGCTGCAACGGGGCAGGTCATGAGCGTTCTGTTGTGGCTCAAGCCCGGCGAGCGCACCTTTGCGCGCGGCGGGATTCATCCCGCCGAGCACAAAGAGCTCACCGCCACCTGCGCCATCGAGTCGTTTGTTCCCAGCAGTGTCACCGTCCCCGTCAGTCAGAGCCTCGGCCCGGCCGCCAAACCGCTGGTCGAAAAAAAGGATCTGGTCAAACGCGGCGACGTGATCGCCGAAGCCCCGGATGGGCTGCGCATTCACGCCCCGATCTCCGGCATCGTCAAAAACGTCCAGCGCGAACCGCATCCGGTGCTGGTGCACGACACCGCAATCACCATCCTCGCCAAGCCCACCGACGACGAGCCCGAATTCCCCGAACAGCCGGGCTGGATGGAACTGTCGCGCGAGGTGATGCTGGAGAAGATCAAACACGGCGGACTGGTCGGCCTCGGCGGCGCGGCCTTTCCCACCTACCGCAAGCTGACACTGCCGCCCGATGCCAAAATCGACACCCTGCTGATCAACGGTTCCGAGTGCGAGCCCTACCTCACCTGCGATTACCGGCTGATGCTGGAGGATGCCGAGAAAGTGGTGCTCGGCGCCTGGACCATCGCCAGGATGATCGGTGTCAATCGCTGCCTGATCGGGGTCGAGGACAACAAGCAACCCGCGGTCGAGGCGCTGCGCGCGGCGATCGAGCGCCTCGGCATCGAGAGCCTGCCGTTCCCGGTCGCCATGGAGGTGGTGCTCACCGAGACCAAGTACCCGCAGGGCGCCGAGCGCCAGCTGATCGAGGCGCTCACCGGCCGGGTGGTGCCGCGTCGCGGCCTGCCGCTGCAGGTCGGTATCGTGGTGCAGAACGTCGCGACCGCGTACGCCTGTCTCGAGGCGATCCGCAACGACAAGCCGGTGATCGACCGCGTGGTGACGGTCTCCGGTCTCGGTATCGCCCAACCCAAGAATCTGCGCGTGCCCATCGGCACGTCGATCGCGGCGCTGCTCGAACACTGCGGGGGCTTTAACGGCGAGGTGGTGAAGGTGCTGGCGGGCGGTCCGATGATGGGCCGTGCCCTGGCCGATCTCAATGTGCCGGTGGTCAAGGGCACCAGCGGCCTGCTGTTTCTGACCCGCAGCGAAACCAACCTCGACCGCTACGGCGCCTGCATCGGTTGCGGCGAATGCCTCGACGTCTGCCCCCTGGGTCTGGAACCCAACAAGGTGTCGCAGTACGTGGAGTGGGGGCGGCCGCTGGAGACCGAGGTCTACGGCGTGCTGGACTGCTTCGAATGCGGCTGCTGCTCCTATGTCTGCCCCTCGAACCGGCCGCTGGTGCAGTTCATGCAGGTGGCCAAAACCGCGTATCGAAACCAGGCCCGGAGCCGGCAATGA
- a CDS encoding glucose-6-phosphate isomerase, giving the protein MTALTQSPAWKALLAHKRDIATVHMRDLFAEDPDRFQRFSLSLGDLLFDYSKHRITRDTLGMLVALAEARELPRWIERFFNGERINHTEQRAALHMALRNRSDRPYAVDGEDVMPAVRRVFAQMREFTGQLRAGAWRGHTGKPVADVVNIGIGGSDLGPQMVCAALEPYAAAHLRAHFVSNVDGAHIGATLKHLDPERTLFVIASKTFTTQETLTNAHTARRWLVERLGDERAVARHFVAISTNTAGVREFGIDTANMFAFWDWVGGRYSLWSAIGLPIALYVGMERFEELLAGAYAVDEHFRSAPLERNLPVLMALLGVWYTNFFGAETHAVFPYEQRLARLPAYLQQLEMESNGKCVDRDGELVDYATCPIIWGEPGTNGQHAFFQLLHQGTRLIPTDFLLAAESAYPLGDHQQKLIANCLSQSEALMRGKSEAEARIELSQAGLSDAALERLLPYKLFPGNQPSSTLLYRALDPHTLGMLIALYEHKVFVQSVIWNLNPFDQWGVELGKQLAATLLRELSGESTGADHDVSTRTLVELLRR; this is encoded by the coding sequence ATGACGGCTTTGACGCAATCCCCGGCATGGAAGGCGCTACTCGCGCATAAGCGCGACATCGCCACCGTGCACATGCGCGATCTGTTCGCCGAGGATCCCGATCGGTTCCAACGTTTCTCCCTGTCGTTGGGCGATCTGCTGTTCGACTACTCCAAGCACCGAATCACCCGCGACACGCTCGGGATGCTCGTCGCGCTGGCCGAGGCGCGCGAGTTGCCGCGCTGGATAGAAAGATTCTTCAACGGCGAGCGAATCAATCACACCGAACAACGCGCGGCTCTGCACATGGCGCTGCGCAACCGCTCGGATCGGCCCTATGCCGTCGATGGCGAAGACGTGATGCCTGCGGTGCGCCGCGTGTTTGCGCAGATGCGCGAGTTTACGGGTCAGTTGCGCGCGGGGGCCTGGCGCGGCCATACCGGCAAGCCGGTCGCCGATGTGGTGAACATCGGTATCGGCGGATCCGATCTCGGACCGCAAATGGTGTGCGCCGCGCTCGAACCTTACGCCGCGGCGCACCTGCGGGCGCACTTCGTCTCCAATGTCGATGGCGCGCACATCGGGGCAACGCTGAAGCACCTCGATCCGGAACGCACCCTGTTCGTCATCGCCTCCAAGACCTTTACCACGCAGGAGACGCTGACCAACGCCCATACGGCGCGGCGATGGCTGGTGGAAAGGCTCGGCGACGAGCGCGCGGTGGCCAGGCACTTCGTCGCGATTTCGACCAACACGGCGGGGGTGCGTGAGTTCGGTATCGATACCGCCAACATGTTCGCCTTCTGGGATTGGGTGGGCGGGCGCTACTCGCTGTGGTCGGCCATTGGCCTGCCCATTGCGCTCTACGTGGGCATGGAGCGCTTCGAGGAACTGCTCGCCGGAGCGTACGCGGTGGACGAGCATTTCCGCAGCGCCCCCCTGGAACGGAACCTGCCGGTACTCATGGCGCTGCTCGGTGTCTGGTACACGAACTTCTTCGGCGCCGAGACCCACGCCGTGTTCCCCTACGAGCAACGCCTGGCGCGGCTGCCCGCCTATCTGCAGCAGCTGGAGATGGAGAGTAACGGCAAATGCGTGGATCGCGACGGCGAGCTTGTCGATTATGCGACCTGCCCGATCATCTGGGGCGAACCGGGCACCAACGGACAGCACGCCTTTTTCCAACTGCTGCACCAGGGCACGCGCCTGATCCCAACCGATTTTCTGCTGGCGGCGGAGAGCGCCTACCCGCTGGGGGATCACCAGCAGAAGCTGATCGCCAACTGCCTGTCGCAGAGCGAGGCCCTGATGCGCGGCAAAAGCGAAGCCGAAGCGCGAATCGAGCTCTCCCAGGCCGGCTTGAGTGATGCCGCGTTGGAACGGTTGCTGCCCTACAAGCTGTTTCCCGGCAACCAGCCCAGTTCGACACTGCTCTATCGCGCACTCGATCCGCACACCCTCGGTATGCTCATCGCGCTCTACGAGCACAAGGTATTCGTCCAGTCGGTGATCTGGAATCTCAATCCTTTCGACCAGTGGGGCGTGGAGCTGGGCAAGCAGCTGGCGGCTACCCTGTTGCGTGAGTTGTCCGGTGAGTCGACCGGGGCGGATCACGATGTCTCGACCCGGACGTTGGTGGAATTGCTGAGACGTTGA
- a CDS encoding pantoate--beta-alanine ligase — MQTVTTVADLRAAVAGWRTAGQRVALVPTMGNLHEGHLQLVDRARALADRVVVSIFVNPTQFSPNEDFARYPRTLESDSAKLEPRGTDLIFAPSVEEVYPEGTAMRTRVEVPGLSDELCGSFRPHHFAGVATVVTKLFGMVQPDVAVFGTKDFQQLLVIRHLVVDLHLPVAIEGVTTVREPDGLAMSSRNAYLSAEDRQTATAINRCLRHTAQRLLAGERDFAALEAEGAAALQSVGFRPDYYAVRRSVDLDLPAPEDKDLVVLTAAHIGGARLIDNLPVQIP, encoded by the coding sequence ATGCAAACGGTAACTACAGTCGCCGATCTCAGGGCGGCGGTGGCCGGGTGGCGCACCGCCGGTCAGCGGGTGGCACTGGTGCCAACCATGGGGAATCTGCACGAGGGGCACCTGCAACTGGTCGATCGTGCCCGTGCGCTGGCCGATCGGGTGGTGGTGAGCATTTTCGTCAATCCGACTCAATTCAGCCCCAATGAAGACTTTGCGCGCTATCCCCGTACGCTCGAAAGCGATAGCGCAAAACTGGAACCACGCGGTACCGATCTGATCTTCGCGCCCTCGGTGGAAGAGGTCTATCCCGAAGGCACCGCGATGCGCACCCGCGTGGAGGTGCCGGGGCTCTCCGACGAATTGTGCGGTTCGTTTCGCCCCCATCACTTCGCCGGCGTGGCAACGGTGGTGACCAAACTGTTCGGCATGGTGCAGCCCGATGTGGCGGTCTTCGGCACCAAGGATTTTCAGCAGTTGCTGGTGATTCGCCACCTGGTGGTCGATCTGCACCTGCCGGTGGCCATCGAGGGGGTGACGACGGTGCGCGAGCCCGACGGGCTGGCCATGAGTTCGCGCAATGCCTATCTGTCGGCGGAAGATCGGCAGACGGCGACGGCGATCAATCGCTGCCTGCGCCACACCGCCCAGCGCCTGCTGGCCGGGGAGCGTGATTTCGCCGCCCTGGAGGCCGAAGGCGCGGCGGCGTTGCAGAGCGTGGGTTTCCGTCCCGACTACTACGCCGTGCGCCGTTCGGTGGATCTCGATCTGCCCGCGCCTGAAGACAAGGATTTGGTGGTGCTCACCGCTGCTCATATAGGCGGCGCGCGCCTGATCGACAACCTGCCGGTACAGATCCCCTGA
- a CDS encoding lipo-like protein — protein MNRPLTAIGRWLARYLTQPVAGHHAFSVHDPDTLERILQPADVLLVEGELRISTAIKYLTQSTWSHAALYVGDAVAPPPGNAGFGMLIEADIEQGVIAVPLSKYHSFNTRVCRPVGLSESDRREVVQSMVESLGMQYDLKNVVDLMRYLLPLPPVPSRHRRGMLALGSGDPTRAICSSLIAQAFQRVRYPILPGVERCPDNLRGRRMRREIYRIRHHSLFAPRDFDLSPYFQIVKPTLDSGFDYQAIQWNDATDEAAAPAPSDASR, from the coding sequence GTGAACAGGCCTTTGACGGCGATCGGTCGTTGGCTGGCGCGGTACCTCACGCAGCCCGTTGCCGGTCATCACGCATTTTCTGTGCATGACCCCGATACATTGGAGCGCATCCTCCAACCCGCTGATGTGTTGCTGGTAGAGGGCGAACTGCGCATCAGCACCGCCATCAAGTATTTGACGCAATCGACATGGTCGCACGCCGCGCTCTATGTGGGCGACGCCGTGGCGCCGCCGCCGGGCAATGCGGGGTTTGGCATGCTGATCGAGGCCGATATCGAGCAGGGTGTGATCGCCGTCCCCCTCAGCAAATACCATTCGTTCAATACCCGCGTCTGCCGACCCGTGGGATTAAGCGAAAGCGATCGCCGCGAGGTGGTCCAATCCATGGTCGAGAGCCTTGGCATGCAATACGATCTGAAAAACGTCGTCGATCTGATGCGCTACCTGTTGCCGCTCCCGCCGGTGCCGAGTCGCCATCGGCGCGGCATGTTGGCGCTCGGCAGCGGTGATCCAACGCGGGCTATTTGCTCCAGCCTGATTGCCCAAGCCTTCCAACGGGTTCGCTACCCTATCCTGCCGGGTGTCGAGCGCTGTCCCGACAATCTGCGGGGGAGGCGTATGCGCCGCGAAATCTACCGCATCCGGCATCACAGCCTGTTTGCACCGCGTGATTTCGATCTGTCGCCCTATTTCCAGATTGTCAAACCCACCCTCGACTCGGGATTCGACTACCAGGCGATACAGTGGAACGACGCGACCGACGAGGCGGCTGCCCCTGCCCCATCCGACGCGAGTCGATGA